The following proteins are encoded in a genomic region of Reichenbachiella sp.:
- a CDS encoding MFS transporter, protein MIKRQLNAYIQSYQGLSREIWLLALITLINRAGTMVVPFLSLYLTASLGYSLSQVGWVMTAFGLGSILGAWLGGKLTDLFGYYKVMLASLIGSGVVFIVVQYLNEFWFLVGGIFVLMLIADMFRPAMYVSIKAYSKPENNTRSVTLIRLAINLGFSFGPAMGGLIIATMTYGSLFWIDGVTCLVASILLYLLLNEKDGMPITDEKTNGQKSQSAYSDIPYLVFLAIVFLTAIVFLQMFATVPVYYKTIHLLTEGQIGLLLGMNGMLIFLFEMPLINWLEKSRVSKATVLLIGTLILGLGFLVFNLSEWVGILVISMFFITLGEMLIFPFANSFAMERSQKGKAGEYMALFPIAFSAAHIIGPNIGMQLIETYGYGFTWSMTFVATAVGLVLCLYLKYRLNAESYGNTDKKIPSTVS, encoded by the coding sequence ATGATTAAACGACAACTCAATGCGTACATCCAATCTTACCAAGGCCTTTCCCGAGAAATATGGCTGCTTGCCTTAATCACATTAATCAATAGAGCGGGCACCATGGTGGTGCCTTTTTTGTCTCTATACCTTACGGCCAGTTTGGGTTATTCTCTTTCGCAGGTTGGGTGGGTCATGACCGCTTTTGGCTTGGGTTCCATTTTGGGTGCCTGGTTGGGTGGTAAACTCACCGATCTTTTTGGTTATTACAAAGTGATGCTGGCCAGCCTGATTGGATCAGGAGTTGTTTTTATTGTAGTTCAATATCTCAATGAATTTTGGTTTTTAGTAGGAGGGATTTTTGTGTTGATGCTGATAGCAGATATGTTTCGTCCAGCGATGTATGTATCCATCAAAGCCTATAGCAAACCGGAAAACAACACCAGGTCCGTGACGCTCATCCGACTGGCGATTAATCTTGGGTTTTCTTTTGGCCCGGCGATGGGAGGGCTCATCATTGCCACGATGACTTATGGTTCTTTGTTTTGGATTGATGGCGTTACCTGTTTGGTTGCTTCGATATTATTGTATCTGCTTTTGAACGAAAAAGACGGTATGCCTATAACTGATGAAAAAACGAACGGGCAAAAAAGTCAGTCGGCATATTCTGATATACCATATTTGGTTTTTCTGGCCATCGTGTTTTTGACGGCCATCGTGTTTCTACAGATGTTTGCGACGGTGCCAGTTTATTACAAGACAATTCATTTGCTTACCGAAGGACAAATCGGCTTACTATTGGGAATGAATGGCATGCTCATATTTTTATTTGAAATGCCTTTGATCAATTGGTTGGAAAAAAGCAGAGTTTCGAAAGCTACGGTTTTGTTGATTGGTACATTGATTCTCGGTTTGGGGTTTTTAGTATTTAACCTTTCGGAATGGGTAGGCATCCTGGTGATTAGTATGTTTTTTATCACGCTGGGTGAAATGCTCATATTTCCATTTGCCAATTCTTTCGCCATGGAGCGTTCTCAAAAGGGAAAGGCTGGAGAATACATGGCGTTGTTTCCGATTGCCTTTTCAGCGGCACATATTATTGGACCCAATATAGGCATGCAGCTGATAGAAACCTATGGATATGGGTTTACCTGGAGTATGACTTTTGTGGCGACAGCTGTAGGCTTGGTACTTTGTTTATATTTGAAATACAGGCTGAATGCCGAATCTTATGGAAATACAGATAAAAAAATACCATCAACTGTCTCTTGA
- a CDS encoding GNAT family N-acetyltransferase — MEIQIKKYHQLSLDELYQILKLRVDAFVVEQACAYPELDDADQNATHLFIEKNQKVIGYLRLFQLKNGSAKISRVVTAKSERGKGISRKLVDAALVQMKKERQTESVVLQSQEYLTDFYASFGFEKTSEVYLEDGIPHVDMVLNFTSLHN, encoded by the coding sequence ATGGAAATACAGATAAAAAAATACCATCAACTGTCTCTTGATGAATTGTATCAAATACTCAAGTTGAGAGTTGATGCGTTTGTGGTAGAGCAAGCCTGCGCCTACCCGGAACTGGATGATGCGGATCAAAATGCCACGCATCTTTTTATTGAAAAAAACCAAAAGGTCATAGGCTATCTGCGGTTGTTTCAGCTGAAAAATGGCTCGGCCAAAATTAGCCGTGTAGTTACCGCTAAGTCAGAAAGAGGAAAAGGCATCAGTCGAAAACTCGTTGATGCAGCTTTGGTACAAATGAAAAAGGAAAGACAAACGGAGTCTGTCGTCTTGCAGTCTCAAGAATACCTCACAGACTTCTATGCTTCATTTGGTTTTGAAAAAACTTCCGAAGTCTATCTGGAAGATGGTATTCCACATGTGGATATGGTGCTCAACTTTACTTCATTGCACAATTAA
- a CDS encoding PKD domain-containing protein yields MKKLLNIFLLAITPMYVWGQSNIVALEYFIDDDPGVGNGQSLSISAGPTVDENFTLDLSGENLSDGWHLLVVRAQNADGDWSFYETRSFVINTNVGNPEPSAENITSLEYFIDDDPGLGNGTSIGITPGQTEDVMHSIDLTPFALEEGYHLLVVRAQNASGDWGFYETRSFVINTNTGNPEPTVHDVVAVEYFIDEDPGVGAGTSIDITNGPQIDMDYAVADDLAEGWHTLNLRAQNANGDWGFSEKRRFYVKPSVDVFQEVSDIVRLEYFVNEDPGVGQATQVDVSPTDSFNQEVLEAITEESTPVGTNVIYFRAQNANGAWGFAEGREFEVMDDCTQPIVDFVVSLACAGETVAFEDATTNLQIDATYRWYVNGDNEIDNTETNTSHIYEHPGTYEVSLAVRQGQICKDSLGMEIEIKPKPIVFFSTLPVEEGTPTTFDVEQYYVSSEANWAWDFETDDEIDDDTAGDNSHTFSEDGTYLTSLVVSDGLGCEAFYQKEVIVVEGTAVIDDDDVLSTEELNELLSFYPNPVQSFLTLESDQKIDQISIYDLKGTEVLEFENQQTVFDLSSLRAGNYIMRVSLNDKFYVLRLVKE; encoded by the coding sequence ATGAAGAAACTATTGAACATTTTTCTATTGGCAATAACCCCGATGTATGTATGGGGGCAATCCAATATTGTCGCCCTTGAATATTTTATCGACGACGACCCAGGAGTAGGCAACGGCCAAAGCCTGAGCATATCAGCAGGCCCTACAGTGGATGAAAACTTTACCCTAGATCTGTCAGGTGAAAATCTTAGTGACGGTTGGCACTTGCTCGTAGTGCGCGCACAAAATGCAGACGGAGATTGGAGCTTTTACGAAACCCGCTCATTTGTAATCAACACCAACGTAGGCAACCCTGAGCCTTCAGCGGAAAACATCACATCATTAGAATACTTTATCGATGATGATCCGGGTTTGGGCAACGGTACTTCCATTGGGATAACCCCGGGCCAAACAGAAGATGTGATGCATAGCATTGACCTGACGCCGTTTGCACTGGAAGAGGGCTACCACCTCCTGGTGGTGCGTGCACAAAACGCCAGCGGTGACTGGGGCTTTTATGAAACACGGTCTTTCGTTATCAATACTAATACAGGCAACCCCGAACCAACAGTACATGACGTAGTGGCGGTCGAATATTTCATAGACGAAGACCCAGGCGTGGGAGCAGGAACAAGCATTGACATCACAAACGGCCCACAAATCGATATGGATTATGCCGTGGCAGACGACCTAGCTGAAGGTTGGCATACTTTGAATTTACGGGCACAAAACGCTAATGGGGATTGGGGTTTTAGCGAAAAACGAAGGTTTTATGTCAAACCTTCAGTGGATGTTTTTCAAGAAGTCTCTGACATTGTGCGCTTAGAATATTTTGTGAATGAAGATCCTGGCGTAGGGCAAGCCACACAAGTAGATGTTTCTCCTACAGATTCTTTCAACCAAGAGGTATTGGAAGCTATAACCGAAGAGAGTACACCTGTAGGTACAAATGTGATCTATTTTAGAGCCCAAAATGCAAATGGCGCTTGGGGATTTGCAGAAGGTCGTGAGTTTGAAGTGATGGATGATTGCACCCAGCCCATCGTAGACTTTGTGGTGAGTTTGGCTTGTGCAGGAGAAACTGTTGCTTTTGAAGACGCTACAACAAACTTACAAATCGATGCTACCTACCGGTGGTACGTCAATGGTGATAATGAAATTGATAATACAGAAACAAACACTTCTCATATCTACGAACACCCTGGCACCTATGAAGTTAGCCTTGCGGTTAGGCAAGGTCAAATTTGCAAAGACAGTCTGGGTATGGAAATTGAAATCAAACCAAAGCCTATCGTTTTTTTTAGCACCCTACCTGTAGAAGAAGGAACACCAACGACTTTTGATGTTGAGCAATATTATGTTTCTTCAGAAGCTAACTGGGCCTGGGATTTTGAAACAGATGATGAAATAGATGACGATACGGCCGGGGACAATAGCCATACATTCTCAGAAGATGGAACTTACCTCACTTCCCTTGTGGTATCTGATGGCCTGGGATGTGAAGCTTTTTATCAAAAAGAGGTAATCGTAGTAGAAGGAACCGCAGTGATCGATGATGATGATGTGCTTTCTACTGAGGAGCTCAATGAATTGCTGTCTTTTTATCCAAATCCGGTACAATCATTTTTGACGTTGGAGTCGGATCAAAAAATTGATCAAATAAGCATATATGATTTGAAAGGCACAGAAGTATTGGAATTTGAAAATCAACAAACTGTTTTCGACTTATCATCATTACGTGCTGGAAACTATATCATGCGCGTGTCGCTCAACGATAAATTTTATGTTTTAAGATTGGTAAAGGAATAG
- a CDS encoding TRAP transporter substrate-binding protein, translating to MSDSSRRKFIKKGSLVAAAGATGLLAACGKEPTKDQSIKINFNNTYHWKMVTTWPPNFPVLGEGCKLLAKWVEEMSGGRLKIEVYGGGELIPSLECFDAVSHGAVEMASGSGYYWAGKIPAAQFFSSVPFGMNAQQMNAWIINGGANKLWDEIYEPFNLIPLPGGNTGVQAGGWYNKEINTIEDYKGLKMRMPGLGSKIINKAGGTAVLVAGGELFTNLERGVIDATEWIGPYHDYLMGFHRVAKHYYYPGWHEPGTVLEMIMNKDKFNELPKDLQEIVRAAIYRLNQWMLLEFEQKNSIYLQKMKDEKVDIRPFSKEVLDPLKKIAEEVVLEVVESDAQSKKIYEHYTKFRKQINNWSAISEGYYYKNVL from the coding sequence ATGTCCGATTCGTCTCGAAGAAAGTTTATCAAGAAAGGAAGTTTGGTAGCCGCGGCAGGTGCCACTGGTCTGTTGGCTGCCTGTGGCAAAGAGCCAACCAAAGACCAGTCCATTAAGATCAATTTCAACAACACCTATCATTGGAAAATGGTGACCACGTGGCCTCCGAATTTTCCGGTGTTAGGAGAAGGCTGTAAACTTCTAGCCAAGTGGGTGGAAGAAATGAGTGGTGGTCGATTGAAAATCGAAGTATATGGTGGGGGAGAATTAATTCCTTCTTTGGAATGTTTTGACGCAGTGAGTCATGGTGCAGTAGAGATGGCCAGCGGGTCAGGTTATTACTGGGCAGGTAAAATCCCAGCGGCGCAGTTTTTCTCTTCCGTTCCATTCGGCATGAATGCTCAGCAAATGAACGCCTGGATCATCAACGGCGGCGCCAATAAATTGTGGGACGAAATCTATGAGCCATTCAATCTGATACCTCTGCCTGGAGGAAATACCGGCGTGCAAGCTGGCGGCTGGTACAACAAGGAAATCAATACTATCGAAGATTACAAAGGCCTAAAAATGCGGATGCCTGGATTGGGCAGCAAAATTATAAACAAAGCTGGCGGTACTGCGGTGCTCGTAGCCGGAGGAGAATTGTTTACCAATCTCGAACGAGGTGTCATTGATGCCACCGAATGGATCGGCCCGTATCATGATTACCTGATGGGGTTTCATCGTGTGGCTAAGCATTACTATTATCCGGGTTGGCATGAGCCAGGTACCGTTTTGGAAATGATCATGAACAAGGACAAGTTCAACGAACTACCCAAAGATCTTCAGGAAATCGTTCGTGCAGCGATCTACAGACTGAACCAATGGATGCTTCTTGAGTTTGAGCAAAAAAACTCGATTTACCTTCAAAAAATGAAAGATGAAAAAGTAGACATCAGGCCGTTTTCAAAGGAGGTGCTTGATCCATTAAAAAAGATAGCCGAAGAAGTCGTATTAGAAGTTGTAGAGTCGGATGCCCAGAGCAAAAAAATCTACGAGCATTATACCAAATTCAGGAAGCAGATAAATAATTGGTCAGCCATTAGTGAAGGATACTATTATAAGAATGTGCTTTAG